Within bacterium, the genomic segment TGCGGCAGCTCTCCCCAGCGGCGGGGGATTCCATCGCTTTTCCCCTTGATATCGAAAGTCAGGCCTGGATCGCCAGCGGCAAAGTGTTTGAGGGTGGTGAGGTCAAAGGCCCCACCGGCCGGATCCGCGCACGGCAGGTGGTGCTGCGGTTCAGCCGCAGAGGCGGTGCAGCAGCGCGCGCATGGAAAACCGATCTATTGACCAACCGCATCGTCCGGCCAGAAGGCCTGTTGACCGTCTACCTCGGTCCGCCACCCGCCAATCTTCCCCTGCTGTTGCAGTTCGGACCATCGGATCAGCGGGTCATCATGCGCCTCAAGCGCTCTCAGGAAGGAAAGTGATTTGTCCACGCTTCTGCTCATCCTTTGCGGCTTGTACGCCGTCATGGTTGTTGTGCTACACCGTCAGCTCGGTAGCCTTTTCGCGGAGGATTCGCAACCGCAAGCCTGGGAGCCGCCGGTGAGCGTGATCATCGCCATCCGCAACGAAGCGCCCCACTTGTCCGCCTGCCTTGACTCGATCGCCGCGCTCGAGTATCCCGAAGAAAAACTCGAGGTGTTCCTCATCGATGACGATTCAAGTGACGGCTCGACGCAGCTACTGCAGGCTTTTTGCGCGGCCCATCCGCGCGTGCGCGCGATCCACCTCGCGCGCGGCCAAAAAATGTTGCCGGGCAAAGCCGGCGCCGTCTATGCCGGCATACTCGAAAGCCACGGCGAAGTCCTTTTCGTCACCGACGCGGACTGCCGCGTTCCATCGGGTTGGATCCGCCAGTTGCTCGCCGCCTTCACACCGGCGGTCGGCCTGGTCGGCGGCTTTACCTTTATGGATCTTCTGCCCGTCCGGCGACACCGCTTCGCAGCCATCCAGGCCCTGGACTGGCTTTATCTCCTGGGCATCGCGGCGGCCGCCATCCGCCTCGGCAAACCTCTAAGCTGGATGGGTAATAACATGGCCTTCCGGCGCAGCACCTATCTCGATGTCGGCGGATATCCTGCCCTCGGCCCCAGCCTCATCGAGGATTTCGCCCTCCTCGACGCGATCTCACGCAGGAGCCGATGGCAGGTACGCATCACAACTGCCCGGACCGCGGCGGTCACGAGCCTTCCGATGACGACACTGCCGGCCTTCTATAGCCAGCGCCGCCGCTGGGCGCTCGGTATCCGCCAGGTGCGCCTCTTCGGCAAAGTACTGATGTCGATCAGCTATACCTGTCACCTCGGGATCCTGGCGGCGCTGAGCTTTGCCCAACCTGTCGGTTTTTGGGCTCTCGCGGTGCTCCTGGCAAGCGATTTCGCCCTCTGCTGCACGATGACGCGCAAGACCGGCCATGATGAGCTGCTGCGTCATTTCCCCGGTTTTGAGTTCTTTTATTTCACCTATAGTCTGATCCTGCCGCCGCTGATGCTCTTCGACCGGCGCATCCGCTGGAAAGATCAGAACTATCCGGCGCACTCTGGCCGGCCACCGCAGGCCTGAATCTCGGGAGGAACCATGCCCTGGCTGCCTCCGTTGTTGCTCCATTACTATATCACCGGGCGATGTAACAGCCGCTGCGGCATCTGCGATATCTGGCGTGAATCAACCGGGGCATCCGCCCGGCTGGAGGATGTGGCGCGCAACCTCGCGTCAGCAGCCCGCCTCGGTCTCCGCTTCGTCGATTTCACCGGCGGCGAGCCCCTTCTGCACCCCGATCTGGCGCAAATGCTCAAGCTGGCCCGAAGTGCCGGACTGCGCACAACCTTGACGACCAATACACTGCTCTACCCGGAACGCGCTGCAGAACTGGCGGGCCTGGTCGATTTTCTCCATTTCTCCCTTGATGCGGCCTCCGCAGACGATCACGATCAACTGCGCGGGGTTCCCTGTTTCGCCGCCGTAATGACCAGCATCGACCGGGCACGTCAGTACGGCGAGAGACCGGATATTCTCTTCACAGCACAATCCAGTACGCTGCACCATCTTCCCCACCTGGCGGAATTCTGCCAACGCCTAGGATTGATCCTCATCGTTAACCCGGTATTTTCGCACCGGCAGCTTCGCGAGCTTTCGTCCGCGGATCTTGCGGTGATCGAACAGTACGCGTGTAAACCCTTCGTTTATGTCAACCGCGCCCTGCACCGGCTGCGGCGGCAAGGCGGTAACCACACCACTGCGCCGCGCTGCCGCGTGGTCGACGGCGTCGTGGTGATTTCGCCGCAAAACGAGCTCATCCTGCCCTGTTTTCATCACGAAGCGGAGCGTATCCCGCTGGATCCGGGGCTGGAGGCGGTCTGGAAGGGGGCTGAGGTGTACCGGCAACGCCTCATGCAGGGACGCCGATCCGAATGCGAGGGCTGTACCTTGAACTGCTATTTCGATCCCTCTTTCACCTACCGCTTCGACCGGTTCTTCGTCCAAAGCCTGGCCGCCAAAGCCAAATACAGTATCGAAAAATACCTACGCCATCCCCTGATGAA encodes:
- a CDS encoding glycosyltransferase; this translates as MSTLLLILCGLYAVMVVVLHRQLGSLFAEDSQPQAWEPPVSVIIAIRNEAPHLSACLDSIAALEYPEEKLEVFLIDDDSSDGSTQLLQAFCAAHPRVRAIHLARGQKMLPGKAGAVYAGILESHGEVLFVTDADCRVPSGWIRQLLAAFTPAVGLVGGFTFMDLLPVRRHRFAAIQALDWLYLLGIAAAAIRLGKPLSWMGNNMAFRRSTYLDVGGYPALGPSLIEDFALLDAISRRSRWQVRITTARTAAVTSLPMTTLPAFYSQRRRWALGIRQVRLFGKVLMSISYTCHLGILAALSFAQPVGFWALAVLLASDFALCCTMTRKTGHDELLRHFPGFEFFYFTYSLILPPLMLFDRRIRWKDQNYPAHSGRPPQA
- a CDS encoding radical SAM protein encodes the protein MPWLPPLLLHYYITGRCNSRCGICDIWRESTGASARLEDVARNLASAARLGLRFVDFTGGEPLLHPDLAQMLKLARSAGLRTTLTTNTLLYPERAAELAGLVDFLHFSLDAASADDHDQLRGVPCFAAVMTSIDRARQYGERPDILFTAQSSTLHHLPHLAEFCQRLGLILIVNPVFSHRQLRELSSADLAVIEQYACKPFVYVNRALHRLRRQGGNHTTAPRCRVVDGVVVISPQNELILPCFHHEAERIPLDPGLEAVWKGAEVYRQRLMQGRRSECEGCTLNCYFDPSFTYRFDRFFVQSLAAKAKYSIEKYLRHPLMKSARQMDLRPAAAIMAELQGSQDSLREAL